A genomic window from Maridesulfovibrio sp. includes:
- a CDS encoding branched-chain amino acid ABC transporter permease LivH (LivHMGF is the membrane component of the LIV-I/LS branched-chain amino acid transporter) produces the protein MEYFLELFFSGLTRGSIYALIALGYTMVYGIIELINFAHGEIYMIGAFVGLVVAGILSSFGFPAASIVLLATIAAVVYAASYGYTIEKIAYRPLRGAPRLSPLISAIGMSIFLQNYVMLSQTSDFLSFPSLIPEFGFLKHYESMIGSTDFLIIVVAAVVMVGLNLFIKFTRLGKAMRATAQNRKMAMLVGINVDQVISATFVIGSALAAIGGVLIASHIGQINFFIGFIAGIKAFTAAVLGGIGSVPGAMLGGLILGWTESFCTGYVSSDYEDVFAFALLVLILIFRPSGLLGKAPTQKV, from the coding sequence ATGGAATATTTTCTGGAATTATTTTTTTCCGGTCTGACCAGGGGAAGCATCTATGCGCTAATAGCCCTCGGTTACACCATGGTTTATGGTATTATTGAACTGATTAACTTTGCCCACGGCGAAATCTATATGATTGGTGCTTTCGTGGGGTTAGTAGTAGCTGGCATTCTCAGCAGCTTCGGTTTTCCGGCGGCTTCAATTGTACTTCTGGCGACCATTGCGGCAGTTGTTTATGCGGCTTCATACGGATATACTATTGAGAAAATAGCTTACCGCCCGTTGCGTGGCGCGCCGAGGCTTTCTCCTCTTATTTCCGCAATCGGCATGTCCATTTTTCTTCAGAACTACGTAATGCTTTCTCAGACATCAGACTTTCTGTCTTTCCCCAGTCTGATTCCTGAGTTCGGCTTTCTTAAACACTACGAGTCCATGATCGGTTCCACCGATTTCCTGATCATTGTTGTGGCGGCAGTCGTCATGGTCGGACTTAACCTTTTCATCAAATTCACCCGTCTGGGTAAGGCCATGCGCGCCACAGCCCAAAATCGCAAGATGGCCATGCTGGTCGGTATCAACGTAGATCAGGTTATCTCGGCTACCTTTGTTATCGGTTCCGCTTTGGCTGCAATCGGCGGTGTCCTGATTGCTTCCCATATCGGGCAGATCAACTTTTTCATCGGATTTATCGCAGGTATCAAGGCTTTTACAGCCGCAGTTCTGGGTGGAATCGGTTCTGTTCCCGGAGCCATGCTCGGCGGGCTGATCCTTGGCTGGACTGAGAGTTTTTGCACAGGATATGTTTCCAGCGACTATGAAGACGTTTTCGCCTTCGCGCTGCTGGTTCTTATCCTCATCTTCAGACCTTCCGGACTGCTCGGAAAGGCTCCTACTCAGAAGGTGTAA